The DNA segment tttcacaggggAACAGAATTTCGCACAAGACCTGCATCAAACACCtgtacatagaaaaaaaaaaaaaaaagtaagatatttccaccaaaccccccctcccccccccccaaaaaaaaaagcagaaattttgagaataatctcagaaatgttctaaaaaaaagggggtgggGGAGTTTCTGTggtccaaaagtaaaaaaaaaaaaaataataataataataataataataaagaatgccaaattttgagaataatctcagaaattttcaaggaaaaatgacaaaatttgacttttgataCCCGGAAATTAATCTTTTGTCTGAGATTGACctcaaaatttgagttttttgggggggttttttaatagcaaatgtttgacttttgaaactcagaaatgcaAGGCCTTCTATAAACTACTTAGCTCAAGATTtccaatttgttttctttcccagtAGACATTAGACTTTTGAAGCTgagaaatttccttgttttttttttccagaaaatcttctgagatgaatttcaaaatttctgacaAAAGCCGGGAGACCAGGGCCCTCTTGTCCAAGGGCCCTGGTCTCCCGGCGCTGCTGTGCGTCTCTAGGAGGAAACCCAGGGGTGTTTCAGACACTGAGCAGCTGTGGCTCTTTTCTGTGGCTGCAGTTCCAACATGGTGAGGAGAAACGAACTGAACTGGAGCGCCTCCTCCCGTGGCCACTCGTACTTATCCAGCAGGATCTCCAACAAGCTCCACGGTTTCAGTTTGGAGATGTGCCGCAGCTGCcctgaagagagagagagggagagagacggGTTTCTGGCTCCTCAGAGCAGCTCGACTTTGTAATTATTCATATCATAAACCGTCCATACGGTCCAGTACCGCAAAAAGCAAGAACCATATCAAATAATTAGACTGAATCAATTTCATGTATTTTACAAATCTGTGTGAGAATCgggcttttaaaatgttaccctaataaaaagcagcagttgTACAAGAGCAGAAAtgcagagggagagaaaaaaaaaggctggtgGGAGAAATAAGCTCTGACTCTTGATTGGTCAGTCAGGAGCTCAAAGGTTGTGTTGGAGCGCAGGCTAGCTTTATCAGGTCGTGTTGATAAAGAAGAAAGAGTCGTTGGATTGTTTGCAGTATTAGTGAACTAAGGTCAGAGCGCTGAGACGCAAAGACTagtcaaaacaaatatatattttccgTCTGGAGAAATATCTGGGTCAGCTCAGGCTGAGTGATTCTTTTCTGCAGAGAACACAAAAGGCTGAGCCGCGTAAAGCAGGGCCTGCCGCTTTATTCCCTTGACCTTTGAAACAAACAGTGTGCTACGGGCAATGCTGGACGCTGAAATGCTGGCAGCTCTCAGAAATCCCAGAGTTCAGATTAGCGTCAAACATACTGTGGTGAAGGTTTGCATGCGAAGCTGAGGGCAGCACCTCATAGCGGCAAAGTCATAAACCTTAGAATCATAAGCTGCATCGGTTAACTGACTACTgaaatatatgtatgtattgAAATTGAAGTCTCACTTGAGAGGATTTTTATCAGTCTCAGATCTTCCAAAGCCTCTCTGAACGGCAAAATTCTCTTTGTAAACATCTCAGTGTTGACACTTCAGGTAGACGCTGAATGATTGGATTAGATTTAATCACTAAAAACAACCCACAATGAACCTATTAGTACTCACTAATAGATCGGTTAGTAATTGAGTAATGAAAGGAGagacaaaacaagcagaaactACCTAAGTGGAACTTTGAAGGTAAATGAGAATAAATGCTAATATTCTCTTCATATAAGTGTTTCTATCCCTCTCAGACATGGATTAGCATCTTCTTAGAAGAGCACACGGGTGTCAGTTTGTCACGCTGCAATTTTGTAGCCATGCTAAGTCTGTTTACCGCCAACAGAAGACTCTAAAGGTGCCCTAACAAGTGAACACTCCAATCACATCATCATCTCTTGTATTTTCTTGTGCTGTACGAGATAAATTAGGTATGTACTCAAAATGTactatattaaaacaaaaaaatttgccaaaagaggaaaagagacgTCTATTTCTTGAACACTTGACTTTACCTTTCCTGTTGAAGTATTGTTTGGATTTTCTCCCAGAAAGGGCAAACTGGGACGGGAGAGGTCCGAGCAGCTCGATGATATGGGCAATGTGATCTACGGACGTGAAAAACGTTCATATTATTGATCTCAAACACATCAATAATAgtacccaaacacacacacacaccttcctcCCGGCAGAACGCGGCTCCTGCCTGGGGGTCAAACAGGTAGTCTCCCGTGGCCAGCTCAAAGGCCTTGGGAGGACACAAGGAGACAATAGCAACGCAATCCTTCCAACGGTGGAGCAATTGTTTCGCTATCGTCTCTCTCACCATGCAGGCGGCGCTCCAGATGTCGGCTGGCGTGTCGTAGTCCGCACCAATCAGAACCTCAATGGAGCGATACTGACAGGTCTGAATGTCTTCGCTGAAGTGCTTGTgctgaaaacagagaagaacCAAAAATACGATCCGGCAATCTGCAGCCAAGCACATCTGGTTGGTCGAACAGAACTGGACTGGGCCTTTCTAAACCAGGCTGGAGCTCAGAACCAGGACGggaaggtttgtttgtttttctgttaaacggattcatttctgtcttgttttttttaatggatggTTTTCTACATTTACAAGGTTTAAACCCTTggtcatttctttctttttagtaGTTTATGGTCTGAAGTTCTCTAGGTTCATCTTACTGTCTTCATTCAAGGTTGAAAGATCAGGGtcagataaataaatcagaatgttACAGGAAATCTTATTTAGGTGACTCAAGTCAAAAtgtctgtgacagactggcgacctgtccagggtgaacccgcctctcgcccagaacgtagctggagattggaaccagcaaccctcctgacccctttaagggacaagggtgaacagaaaatggatggatggaagtcaAAATGTGAGAACGAACTGCAGAAATTCATCAACACTCGGTTATGTGTGttttaaaacccaaaactgtggaagatggggccactggaaaaaaaattattcagattttcttttcagaagaTCAGAATTCTGAggttaaaaagtcagaataatcATTGTCATTATTCCTACTAAGGCTGGTGTTTCCCTGGGATTCTTTAtcaacaacacatttttccagCTGAACTTTTCATCCAAGTATTTAGGATGCAGCTCTCTGTGGACAGCCGGCTTCTTAAGCACGGAGATTTCCCACGTCTCCCCCGTGACGGCGCAGGCGACAactgaacttttcttctttaactTCCTTCATCCAGATTTGTTCGGTCAAACGGCACATAGTCAATTTCACAGTCTGCTGTCTAGCCACTggtcaaaaagagaaaaaaaatctcacacgCCGAAGCTATTTATTCTTACTGCTTTCATGCGATCTTATTTTCTCAGAAGTAGTTTTTTTGATATTCGGTTTATTAAGATTCATCTCTATTAGTAAAACGTATGTTTCTGAAGGCTCTCAATAACTAACAAAGACAGCAATGctcaaaatgttcaatttaaGCGATTTGGAGTGAAATGGGACGAAAAGCTGACGTCAGTACGTATGTCCACCTTTCATACTGTGATAAAAGCTAGAAAACACTGAAGCTAAGCTCCataatgtttctgttcatcttcTTCACCTCTTCAGAATCTCATAAAGCTAGAGAATAAAGTGAGACATGAGagtaaagcatatttttttgttgattgtcTTGATGGTGAGCAGATTCAGATTCGCTacatgtataaaaaataaataaaaatgaagttgtAAATATCAATCCAGAGTGAGTCTCATCAAAAGACTCAACTTACTCATTAAAAATTGTATGAGATTAATCACTTAAATCATTTTAACTGTATGTTTGACTTTAATCACTCACCACCCAGCAGGCGTTGCCCAGATCTGCAATCTTGACCACAATTTTGTCGGCATTGTGAGGCTTCAGTACGTCCAGAGGAACATCTGTGTCGCCGATTCCTGAAACGCAGTAAAAGGTTTAAAGAAACTTCAGTGACTTGGTCAAAGAGATAAGAATGCAgatcattaaaacacattaaccAAGCTGAGGCTTCATTCAAGTGATTTTTAacttctccttcttttttttttttttttttaaacaagtgtAGCAGTAAGCAGTGATACTGACCTCTAGCGGAGGAAGCCGGAGGTGCAACGGGCTCCGTGTGCGACGTCTGGGGGAACAGCGCAGATCTGGAGCCGGAGGCCGGGGCGTCCACGCTAAAGTTTGGGCATGAGCCCATGGAGAGCCTGTGGCTGCGTGGATCACTGTCCAGTCCATCCTCAAACAGCAAAGTCTGCCTCCTCATCTTAAGGTCATGACCTCTGAGCTTTGAGGCGCTAGTGAAGTGATGCACGTTTGAAGCGGCATCTTCAGAAAACGTCACATGAGGCTTGTCTGACTTCAGGTCAGACGGACTCTTCTGTCCCCGACGGCTTTTGTCCTTCGCCGATAGCTTCTTCAGCGGACTCCTGGAGACCTTGCTGGACTGTCGTAGTCAGAAACAATCGGACGTGAGCGTTAACCGTGTGATTAAAGCAAACCATGTAAATTCACGCATGTTCCCAACTCGACTGGCTCCGTGATTCCTTTACTTGCGCGCCGTGacagggacaaaaaaaataaataaaaaaataaacacattgaaaatgaaaaaccctGTTGGAAGATCTGTGATCTGAACCGTTGAACTGAGCGTTGCTAACAGCAAAGTACAGTGTAACCATAACAACAGCTGCCGCTGCTGCAGGAACATTTCCTCGTCTCTTCTGACATAAAGCAGACATCGCCACTGCAGCGCAAAAGCCTTCTCCACGTTTCTCCTAATTTGGACAAAGGACATTCACTTCAAAATAACTATcttgaaaactatttttgcttCCTTTAGGATTTCTACAACTTATCTGCCACGTAGCAGGAAATGTATCAACTTATTtagagctacaaaaaaaaaaaaaaaagaatgtgtggattttacatttacagcaaacaaacaatCCCTTAGAAAACTGGGTTTGAGATTCACACAGGCGGGTGGAAATGTTGGACGGCAAGTTGAGAGGGATTTGGTTACAGCAGAGTGTTGTCCACACAACAAACCAATGTGTTTATGAAATATTGGTTCATAACCAATAGGAAATTTGCAGGAAATAGCCTACTGCCAGAGGGGAAGCACGTATGTGATGAGGAAGGAGGGTCCGAGGACAAATCCCTGGGTTCGCCTGATCCAACGGGGACTCGGTTCAGATCTGAAAGACTTTTGGCTTTTTACCTCCCTTACAATCCTGCTTACTGCTTGTGGTGGAAAGACAAATATTATCGCAATTCTCATCGGCTAAAAGAAATAGTATGAATACATGGAATAGGGTTGAATTTGCTGAATCTTGAGTATTATGCtatagaaatgttattttagcctaaggcttttttttatatatgtatataggCTATCTTTATCGAGGGtgatcagatattttttttaaatcagacacaTTGCTAAAGAGGGATTAGAGCACAATAACGCACGCTTCCCCAACGCTCTTCATCAGCATCCCATGCGGTTGCCGTCTGTCAGCTTACCCATTCGCCAAGCGTGTGCAGGACCCCCGTCAGCTTCCCAAACCAGTTGAACACGCTCTTAGGAAAGAGTAGCGGGAAAGACAAAGGTCACAACAAAGCTCAGCGTGAATCGAGTCACAATTATTCCGGAAGAGTTCATTTTAAAGTCCCACACCTGCTTTTCTCTCGAGTCTCTGTTCActggcagaaagagagaagaatGAAAATGAGACTAATGAACGACCCTCAACAAGAGCtacaccaaacaaaacaaacaaaaaaacccaaaacaacttTTGATTCTCAAAATTTATTGAGTCAAAGCAATTACTCAAAGGATTTGCACCaaacctgagctgctgctgctgctgagacgaggaggaggaggaggaacggGTAACTGCTGCAGCTTGGTGCTGGCTGCAAGCTTCCGGAGATAAATCTCGTCCGCTCTCAGGAGGATGTTCTCCGGCTTGATGTCCGTGTGGATGACTTTGCATTTAGTGTGCAAGTAATCTAAACCCTGCAAGACCTGCAACAGAATTCACACGGCTGACGCGATCCAAGTCAGAAGTGAAATGAAAGGAGATAAAAATGCAGCACACCTGCTTGAGGATGCTTTTAACACAAGGCAGGGGGAGGCCTGTGTAGTTGGATTTGACGATCCACTTGAGAAGCTCGTGGCCGAGAACCTCCAGAACCATGCACACGTCTGGACGTGCAGCTAAggagctttgtttgttttgttttgttttccccacAGTGAAGTGATGTGAGCGCTTCTTGCAGCGACGGCATTAAAAGCGGAACCCTCTAAGTCCAGCAACAACCTCGCAACCGAA comes from the Gambusia affinis linkage group LG07, SWU_Gaff_1.0, whole genome shotgun sequence genome and includes:
- the LOC122833750 gene encoding SRSF protein kinase 2-like isoform X1, which codes for MSSSYAAAISALLTSNQPIHQPFSETKHKSSSRKSPTPSKTPHCPLSLQSHAASPEPLGSYEEQQENPSDYGIGGYYQVEIGEIFVDRYQVLKKLGRGHFSTVWLCWDMVTKRFVALKVVKSAEMFTEMALDEITLLKCVRDSDPKDPKREKIVQLIDDFRISAPTGEHVCMVLEVLGHELLKWIVKSNYTGLPLPCVKSILKQVLQGLDYLHTKCKVIHTDIKPENILLRADEIYLRKLAASTKLQQLPVPPPPPRLSSSSSSVNRDSREKQSVFNWFGKLTGVLHTLGEWSSKVSRSPLKKLSAKDKSRRGQKSPSDLKSDKPHVTFSEDAASNVHHFTSASKLRGHDLKMRRQTLLFEDGLDSDPRSHRLSMGSCPNFSVDAPASGSRSALFPQTSHTEPVAPPASSARGIGDTDVPLDVLKPHNADKIVVKIADLGNACWVHKHFSEDIQTCQYRSIEVLIGADYDTPADIWSAACMAFELATGDYLFDPQAGAAFCREEDHIAHIIELLGPLPSQFALSGRKSKQYFNRKGQLRHISKLKPWSLLEILLDKYEWPREEALQFSSFLLTMLELQPQKRATAAQCLKHPWVSS
- the LOC122833750 gene encoding SRSF protein kinase 2-like isoform X2, whose product is MCQSEFPLRCVSFVSFFQALFETCSEATCCNSLYFVVSSLVFVVFIFYLFYFFFAVVETKSHLNEQIFFFFCAYKVRDSDPKDPKREKIVQLIDDFRISAPTGEHVCMVLEVLGHELLKWIVKSNYTGLPLPCVKSILKQVLQGLDYLHTKCKVIHTDIKPENILLRADEIYLRKLAASTKLQQLPVPPPPPRLSSSSSSVNRDSREKQSVFNWFGKLTGVLHTLGEWSSKVSRSPLKKLSAKDKSRRGQKSPSDLKSDKPHVTFSEDAASNVHHFTSASKLRGHDLKMRRQTLLFEDGLDSDPRSHRLSMGSCPNFSVDAPASGSRSALFPQTSHTEPVAPPASSARGIGDTDVPLDVLKPHNADKIVVKIADLGNACWVHKHFSEDIQTCQYRSIEVLIGADYDTPADIWSAACMAFELATGDYLFDPQAGAAFCREEDHIAHIIELLGPLPSQFALSGRKSKQYFNRKGQLRHISKLKPWSLLEILLDKYEWPREEALQFSSFLLTMLELQPQKRATAAQCLKHPWVSS